GCCCCGGCGCCGCCCACTACAGCACCTCCAAGGCGGCCCTGGAGATGCTGACCAGGGCCGCCGCCGTCGAGCTGGGCGCCGCCGGCATCCGGGTCAACGCGGTCAGCCCGGGGTTCGTCACCGTCGACAGCGCGGCCAACCCGGTCACCGAGGAGTACGCCGCGGCGGTGTCGGTGAACCCGCTGGGCCGGCGCGGACGCCCCGACGACATCGCCGCCGCCGTCGCCTGGCTGGTGTCGCCGGCCGCCGAGTGGGTCACCGGCACCGTCCTCCGGGTCGACGGCGGCGCGTCCGCCGGCACCACCACCCTGCCACCGCACTGGCCGGCGCTGAGCGACGTGCAGGCCCCCGATCCGCACCCCACGCAAGGAGCAACCCTGTGACTGCCCGCAGCTACACCATCGTCGGCGCCGGGGCGATCGGCGGCACCGTGGCCTGGCACCTCGCCCGGGCCGGGCACGAGGTGACCGTGGTGGACGCCGACCCGGCCCACGTCGCCGCGATCGCCGAGGACGGGATCGTCCTGGAGCGCGCCGGAGTCAGGCAGGCGCAGCCGGTGGCCGCCGCGCTGACGCCCGACCAGGTCACCGCCCCGCTCGGGCGGGTGCTGCTGGCCGTCAAGGCGCACGGCACCGACGGGGCCGCCGCCTGGATCGCGAAGCATCTCGCCGACGACGGGTTCGTGGTCAGCCTGCAGAACGGGCTCAACGAGTCGGTGATCGCCGGCCACGTCGGCGCCGACCGCACCATCGCGGCCTTCGTCGATCTCTTCGCCGACGTCACCGCGCCCGGAGTCATCACCGACGGCGGCGCCGGCGCCATGGCGATCGGGGAGCTGACCGGCCCGGTCACCGACCGGGTACGCACCCTGGCCCAGGATCTGCGGGCCTGGGGCCCCGCCGTGGCGAGCGACAACGTGGCCGGATTCCTCTGGTCCAAGCTCGGCTTCGGCGCGATGCTCACCGCGACCGCCCTGGCCGACGACGCGATGGGGGAGTTGCTCGACCGGCATCGTCCGGCGGCGCACACCCTCGCCCGTGAGGTGTTCGCGGTCGCGGCCGCGGAAGGCATCACGCTGGAGCCCTTCGACGCGTTCCAGCCCGCCGCCTACACCGGCGACGCGAGCCCGGCGGACGCCGACGCGGCCACGGACCCGCTCGTCGCGTGGCTGCGCACCCAGACCAAGACCCGCAGCGGCATCTGGCGGGACATCGCCGTACGGCGTCGGGCCACCGAGGTTCCCACGCAGTACGGGCCGGTGCTGGCGGCGGCGGAGCGCCACCACATCGACGTGCCGCTGCTGCGTGCGATGCTCGGCCAGCTCGCCGAGGTCGAGGCCGACCCGTCGACCATGAGCGCGGACCGGTTGACCACCCTGGACCGCATGGTCGAGTGGGCGGCAGCCCGATGAGCGTGGCCGCCGCCAAGCAGCTCGACCCGCGTCCGCTCGACGACTTCCTGCGCGCACATCGCGACGACATGCTCGCGGACCTGGCCGCGTACGTCCGGCTGGAAACGCCCAGCGACGATCTCGAAGCCCTGGCCCGCGGCCGGGACTGGGTCAGCGCCTGGGTGCAGCAGCGGCTGGGCCCCGCAGCCGTCGCCCGCACCGAGCCCGGCGGGGACCACGGGGACACGCTCGTGCTCGACTACGCCGGAACGCAGCAGGCGGCCGCCGCCGCACCGGTCGCCGTGCTGGCCCACTACGACACCGTCTGGCCGCTGGGCACCATCGAGGACATCCCGTTCACCGTCACCGGCGACATCATCCGCGGGCCGGGGGTCTTCGACATGAAGGCCGGTCTCGTCCAGGCGGTGTGGGCGCTGCGCGCCCTCGACGCGCTGGGGCTGCCCCGTCCTCCGGTGCGCCTGATCCTCAACGGCGACGAGGAACTGGGCAGCCCCGCCTCGCGTCCCGTCATCGAGGAAGCCTGCCAGGGCGCCGCCGCCGTCCTCGTCTTCGAGGCCAGCGCGGCTGGCGCGGTCAAGACCGCCCGCAAGGGAGTCGGGCTGTTCGACCTCACCCTCACCGGCGTCGAGGCCCACGCCGGGCTCGACCCCACCGCGGGCGCCAGCGCCATCACCGCCCTCGCCGAGTTCGTCCTGCACGCCACCGCGCTGACCGACCTGCAGGCCGGCACGACCGTCAACGTCGGCGTCGTCGACGGCGGCACCCGCCGAAACGTCACCGCCGGCTCGGCACACGCCGGCATCGACGTACGGGTCGCCACCACCGAGGAAGCGGACAGGGTGGAGCGGGAGCTGCGCGAGTGGCGGCCGAGCAACCCGTTGGTCCGGGCGCGCGTCGACGGCGGATGGAACCGGCCCGTCATGGCGCGCACGCCCGCCATCGCCGACCTGTTCACCCGCGCCCAGGGGCTGGCCCGCCAGCTCGGTTTCGAGCTGCGGGAGATCGCGGTCGGCGGCGCCAGCGACGGCAACTTCGCCGCGGCTCTGGGACTGCCCGTGCTGGACGGCGTTGGTGCCGTCGGGTCCGGCGCACACGCCCGCGACGAGCACGCCACCGTCTCCGGCCTGCTGGAGCGGGGTGCGCTGGCGGCGGCGCTCGTGACCTCGCTCGCCGACCCGCCCGATCGCGGATGATCAAAACCTTTCTCCGAGTGACCTCGCCGCTGGGCGCGGCTGCCGGAGCTGATGCGAGGTGCCGCGGCGGCGGCCCCGGCCGACACCTGCCGGGGCCGCCGCCGCGATGTGCTGGGCTGGGTCAGTCGGCGCGGCCGGCCTTGAGTGCCGCCGCGGTGTCGACGACGCGCCGGGCCTGGTAACGGGCCGCTTCCAGGACCACGTCACCGGGTGCCCCATCGCCGACCACATGCGAGGTGCCGTAGGGATTGCCCGCCGCTGTCAACGGCCGGCGCTCAGTTCGCGGCGATCACGCGGCGCGTTGCCAGAGCGGGGAGATCTGAGCCTGCGCCAAGCGCCAGCCGCTCGGCGTGCGTACGGCGGTGTATCGGGTTCGGAGGCCGGCCGAACGGTGCGGCGCCTCGCCCTGGTGGAAGAAGTACACGAGTTGGTGGGCGCTGACCTCGGCGTGGTCGCCGTCGAGATCGACCACGACGTCGGTGTTGAAGTGCTGGGTCAACACCTCCTCCGGGCTGGTGCGCCGCACCACATCGACGATTTCGTCGATACCGCGCAGGACGCCGCGCGGGCTCCTGGTTTCGGCGTCCGGGGCGTAGACGGTCCGCAGGTCGTCGAAGCGACGCTCGTCCAGCACCCACGCGAGCGTGGCGACCAGTTCGGCGATCTCGGTGCGGTCGGTCACGTGTGACATCTCGATTCTCCATTCGTTGGCGACGCCAACGATATTGCGAATCGTTGGTGGCGCCAACGTCCTGTTAGCATGGTCACCCGTGGAATCGACACCGAGTCGTCTCGGGACAAGGGCGAGCTGGTTGATCTCTCAAACCGCCGTACATGCACGGCGGTTCGTCGCCGAGGGGTTCGCCGCCGCCGGCGCGCGGGGCTACCACTATCGCGTGCTCGCCGCGTTGGAGGAGTTCGGTCCCGCGAGCCAGGCGGAGCTGGGGCGGCGCTGCCGCATGGACCGCAGCGACGTCGTCGCGGCCGTCACCGAGCTGGAGGGAGAGGGCTTCGCGGAGCGCAGCGCCGACCCGGCAGACCGCCGGCGCAACATCGTCACGATCACCAGGGCGGGCACCCAGCAGCTCCGACGGCTGGACCGCGCGCTCGACACCGTGCAGGACGAGCTGCTCGCCCCGCTGTCGGCCACCGAACGGCAGACCCTGGTCGCGTTGCTCGGGAAGCTGATCGAGCATCACGGCGGCGTGCCGACCTCATGATCCCGCTCGGCGTCCATCAGGCCCGGACCGCTGCGACACAGCTCGCGTTCGCCTGGTCGGCGGGCAAGCCCTGGGCAGGAACGAAAGGTCGCCCGGTCGCGCGGTATGACGCGATGTCGAGCCCGCGGTCGGGCCGGTGCCCGTAGTGTGTCCTCAGGCGAGGACGGCGCGGGGCCTCCGGAGGGCGTCGATGGTGACGGAAGGCGGCGCCAACGCAGCGGCTCCGGCCCGACGGGACCCCGGCCGCCCGGCGTTCCTGGAACTCTTCTTCGACCTGGCGTACGTCTTTGCGATGATCTCCCTGGTCAAGACGCTCGCCGCCGACGTGAGCTGGACCGGCTTCGGCGAGACGTTGGTCCTGCTGCTCGCGTTCACCCTGGTCTGGGCGCTGACCGCGTGGGCCGCCGACACCCTTGACCTGGCACGGCCCGCGGTCCAGGTGCAGTTCATCGGGGTGGCGGCCGCCAGCGTGCTGCTGGCGGCCGCGGCACCCGACGCGTACGACGGGCGCGGCCTGCTCTTCGCGGTCACCTACCTGGCCATCCACCTCGGTTCGAGCGTCTACTACCTCCTGCTCGGGCAGAGTGCGGCCGAGCCGCGCCGCAGCGGCCGGATTTTCGTCTGGTACACCATCGCCGCGATCGGCTGGATCGGCGGTGGGCTGGCCACCGGCCCCACCCGCCTGCTGCTCTGGGCGGCGACCGTCGCAATGGAGTACGCCGCCGCCTCGCTCGGCTGGCCGCTGCCGCGGCTGGGTCGGTCGCAGCCGCAGGAGTGGCGGCTGGTCGGCGAGCGGGTGGCCGAGCGGTACCGGCAGTT
This sequence is a window from Micromonospora sp. NBRC 110009. Protein-coding genes within it:
- a CDS encoding ketopantoate reductase family protein; the encoded protein is MTARSYTIVGAGAIGGTVAWHLARAGHEVTVVDADPAHVAAIAEDGIVLERAGVRQAQPVAAALTPDQVTAPLGRVLLAVKAHGTDGAAAWIAKHLADDGFVVSLQNGLNESVIAGHVGADRTIAAFVDLFADVTAPGVITDGGAGAMAIGELTGPVTDRVRTLAQDLRAWGPAVASDNVAGFLWSKLGFGAMLTATALADDAMGELLDRHRPAAHTLAREVFAVAAAEGITLEPFDAFQPAAYTGDASPADADAATDPLVAWLRTQTKTRSGIWRDIAVRRRATEVPTQYGPVLAAAERHHIDVPLLRAMLGQLAEVEADPSTMSADRLTTLDRMVEWAAAR
- a CDS encoding M20 family metallopeptidase — its product is MSVAAAKQLDPRPLDDFLRAHRDDMLADLAAYVRLETPSDDLEALARGRDWVSAWVQQRLGPAAVARTEPGGDHGDTLVLDYAGTQQAAAAAPVAVLAHYDTVWPLGTIEDIPFTVTGDIIRGPGVFDMKAGLVQAVWALRALDALGLPRPPVRLILNGDEELGSPASRPVIEEACQGAAAVLVFEASAAGAVKTARKGVGLFDLTLTGVEAHAGLDPTAGASAITALAEFVLHATALTDLQAGTTVNVGVVDGGTRRNVTAGSAHAGIDVRVATTEEADRVERELREWRPSNPLVRARVDGGWNRPVMARTPAIADLFTRAQGLARQLGFELREIAVGGASDGNFAAALGLPVLDGVGAVGSGAHARDEHATVSGLLERGALAAALVTSLADPPDRG
- a CDS encoding nuclear transport factor 2 family protein — its product is MSHVTDRTEIAELVATLAWVLDERRFDDLRTVYAPDAETRSPRGVLRGIDEIVDVVRRTSPEEVLTQHFNTDVVVDLDGDHAEVSAHQLVYFFHQGEAPHRSAGLRTRYTAVRTPSGWRLAQAQISPLWQRAA
- a CDS encoding MarR family winged helix-turn-helix transcriptional regulator, which translates into the protein MISQTAVHARRFVAEGFAAAGARGYHYRVLAALEEFGPASQAELGRRCRMDRSDVVAAVTELEGEGFAERSADPADRRRNIVTITRAGTQQLRRLDRALDTVQDELLAPLSATERQTLVALLGKLIEHHGGVPTS
- a CDS encoding low temperature requirement protein A, producing MVTEGGANAAAPARRDPGRPAFLELFFDLAYVFAMISLVKTLAADVSWTGFGETLVLLLAFTLVWALTAWAADTLDLARPAVQVQFIGVAAASVLLAAAAPDAYDGRGLLFAVTYLAIHLGSSVYYLLLGQSAAEPRRSGRIFVWYTIAAIGWIGGGLATGPTRLLLWAATVAMEYAAASLGWPLPRLGRSQPQEWRLVGERVAERYRQFVIIALGASIFVMGTTFSLSEYTMDRAGALLVVFTIVVLTWRIYIYRAGELLTEAIARSTNPTLLTQSAAVTHLIMVAGIGGMAVTSHLVLMRPFGETPPSWAAVILGGPALFLVGRGVLDYTVFGRISRSRLVGLVLLAGVAPAAGLLPPVVVALLDVSILALIAAANLMSTHRHARTPAPPALG